Proteins co-encoded in one Amblyraja radiata isolate CabotCenter1 chromosome 24, sAmbRad1.1.pri, whole genome shotgun sequence genomic window:
- the LOC116987057 gene encoding TBC1 domain family member 30-like: MSAAGRAASGRDSGRWRSRSLGQVVGEVLRKRRRISRAAPRLQRPRDTDTGVDTRLKIDGGNLVDHDGFQQWVDTCRPIVWLPAGIPTAWRQRMWVMMADHYLDTIAVDWGKTVERVMGGLDQDVLGVRVEKDLRQSSLKQYGGADLKRFLAALKRLLVAYARWNQHTGYCQGFITPAAVILAAMGNDEGAALKVLLYLLDHVLPDSYFANSISALTVDVTVFHELLKIQLPDLWQHLEHLYRAAKHASDGRCVLPLHSVVTMHWLLTLFTSCLPKDSVIWIFDAIFFEGSEVMLRVALAIWAQLAEWIGRCQSIEEVSFGLSREMMARKVLEPVGLMQAVRSMAAFPSLKVRELREKYSRGPPQTKPSVASVRPNDPSLRKTGSETNGHCTFLAAVGYGQTQNQHNAGSSDSQSGTTLPYPSKTKNMNRFLADQRLENGTKARGNGGHQLGPSEMSETGHKEQRKRLLALWCLQVSHRTLCRGSKGRSACSDTVSLLQETNDVCKADPPKTADSAHPLPEGSWENPGTSWDRDGKRSEPSWERGGGGSSAVETLLQTLHISEQRPGLSPAPRTSPRR; encoded by the exons ATGAGCGCGGCGGGCCGAGCGGCCTCGGGGCGGGACAGCGGCCGCTGGAGGAGCCGCAGCCTCGGGCAGGTCGTCGGCGAAGTCCTGCGGAAAAGGAGGCGGATCTCCCGGGCAGCGCCTCGTCTACAGCGGCCCCGGGACACGGACACAG GGGTCGACACGAGGCTAAAGATAGACGGAGGAAACCTGGTGGATCACGATGGCTTTCAGCAG TGGGTGGACACTTGCAGGCCCATCGTTTGGCTCCCAGCCGGAATACCCACCGCATGGAGACAGCGG ATGTgggtgatgatggctgatcactaTCTCGACACCATCGCTGTGGATTGGGGGAAGACGGTGGAGAGGGTGATGGGGGGCCTGGACCAGGATGTGTTGGGAGTGCGAGTGGAGAAG GATCTGCGTCAGTCCAGCCTGAAGCAATATGGCGGCGCTGACCTGAAACGTTTCCTGGCCGCGCTCAAGCGCCTGCTGGTGGCGTACGCTCGCTGGAACCAACACACGGGCTACTGTCAGGGATTCATCACACCAGCGGCTGTCATCCTCGCCGCCATGGGGAACGATGAGGGAGCAGCCTTAAAG GTCCTCCTCTATCTCCTTGACCACGTGCTTCCAGACAGTTACTTTGCCAACAGCATCAGCGCCCTGACTGTCGACGTGACCGTCTTTCATGAGCTGCTCAAGATCCAGCTGCCCGACCTCTGGCAACATCTGGAGCATCTGTACCGGGCGGCCAAGCATGCTAGCGATG GGAGGTGTGTGTTGCCGCTCCACAGTGTGGTCACGATGCACTGGCTCCTCACCCTCTTCACCTCCTGTCTTCCCAAAGACTCCGTCATCTGGATCTTCGATGCCATCTTCTTCGAGGGTTCGGAGGTGATGCTGCGGGTTGCCCTGGCGATATGGGCTCAGCTGGCAGA GTGGATCGGGCGGTGCCAGAGTATCGAGGAGGTTTCGTTCGGGTTAAGCCGGGAGATGATGGCAAGGAAGGTTCTGGAACCTGTGGGACTCATGCAG GCGGTGCGATCAATGGCAGCGTTTCCTTCCCTTAAAGTGAGGGAACTGAGGGAGAAATACAGCCGTGGGCCTCCGCAGACCAAGCCCAGCGTCGCCAG TGTCCGGCCCAATGACCCATCGTTGAGGAAGACAGGCAGCGAGACCAATGGTCACTGCACCTTCCTGGCTGCCGTTGGTTACGGACAGACACAGAACCAGCATAACGCAG GCAGCTCGGATTCCCAATCAGGCACGACATTGCCGTACCCCAGCAAGACCAAGAATATGAACCGTTTCCTCGCTGACCAACGGCTGGAGAACGGTACCAAGGCCAGGGgtaatggaggccaccagctgggtcCCAGTGAGATGTCAGAGACGGGGCACAAGGAGCAGAGGAAGAGGCTGCTGGCTCTGTGGTGTTTGCAGGTGTCCCACAGAACCTTGTGccggggctcgaagggccggtcaGCTTGCAGCGACACGGTCAGCTTACTCCAGGAGACGAACGACGTCTGCAAGGCGGACCCTCCCAAAACGGCCGACTCTGCCCACCCTCTCCCGGAGGGAAGCTGGGAAAATCCCGGAACGTCCTGGGATCGGGACGGGAAACGCTCCGAACCGTCGTGGGAGAGGGGTGGCGGTGGGTCGTCGGCGGTCGAAACGCTGCTCCAAACTCTTCACATATCGGAGCAACGGCCCGGCCTATCGCCGGCCCCCCGTACATCTCCTCGCCGCTGA